A genomic window from Halomonas sp. LR3S48 includes:
- a CDS encoding anti-sigma factor family protein — MSPRALSCEEVIERLFDYLDRELDPQEASDVEWHLHRCRDCFTRAEFERRLRARVAATGTAKAPPRLHQRIRTLLDRFDESDSTR; from the coding sequence ATGAGCCCAAGAGCATTGAGCTGCGAGGAGGTCATCGAAAGGCTCTTCGACTACCTCGACAGGGAACTCGACCCGCAGGAAGCGAGCGACGTCGAATGGCACCTGCACCGGTGCCGGGACTGTTTCACACGCGCCGAATTCGAACGACGACTTCGAGCCAGAGTGGCGGCCACCGGTACGGCAAAGGCACCGCCACGGCTGCATCAGCGCATCCGGACCCTGCTCGACCGCTTCGACGAGTCCGATTCCACCCGCTGA
- a CDS encoding sigma-70 family RNA polymerase sigma factor: MRFDETASRREWFEQRLAPLMDRLYGTALRLTRHPADAEDIVAEAVTKAWTQLDRLRDPQRFEGWLFHILTNTFISEWRRRRCRPQPGGDGTTEPGELDSACFTLFQQLHQPFLLWWGSLEEQFFNGLLQEDLEQALDALPDAYRVTIVLVEVQGYTYEEVASLLGIPLGTVRSRLSRARSQLQKMLWEQAREAGMVSGEGDGGARE; the protein is encoded by the coding sequence ATGCGTTTCGACGAAACCGCCAGCCGGCGGGAGTGGTTCGAGCAGCGCCTGGCACCGCTGATGGACCGACTCTACGGCACTGCACTGAGGCTCACCCGCCACCCCGCCGACGCCGAGGACATCGTCGCCGAGGCGGTAACCAAGGCCTGGACACAGCTCGACCGGCTGCGCGATCCCCAGCGCTTCGAGGGCTGGCTGTTTCATATCCTCACCAACACCTTCATCAGCGAATGGCGCAGGCGCCGTTGCCGACCTCAGCCGGGCGGAGATGGCACTACCGAGCCCGGCGAGCTCGACAGCGCCTGTTTCACGCTGTTCCAGCAACTGCACCAGCCCTTCCTGCTGTGGTGGGGTAGCCTCGAGGAACAGTTCTTCAACGGCCTGCTGCAGGAGGACCTGGAGCAGGCGCTGGATGCACTGCCCGATGCCTACCGGGTGACGATTGTGCTGGTCGAAGTGCAGGGCTATACGTATGAAGAGGTTGCGAGCCTGCTCGGTATTCCATTGGGCACCGTGCGCTCGCGCCTGAGCCGGGCGCGCTCGCAGCTGCAGAAAATGCTCTGGGAGCAGGCCAGGGAGGCGGGCATGGTGTCCGGCGAGGGCGACGGAGGTGCACGGGAATGA
- a CDS encoding MerC family mercury resistance protein: MVAILGYSRPQILAAVQQMYTAVAEAPGSPFHFPVGAEASRRLGYPPEQLAQLPAEVRDAFAGVGYPFRAEAIHPGDRVLDIGAGAGGDALIARQLTGPQGRVIALDLTAAMTRRLQQVSDRHSFERLGVVQASAEQLPLPDASIDCISSNGALNLIPDKRRAVAEMFRVLKPHGRVQLADVVIHRPVSVDCHEDPRLWVECVVGATVKEELIALFEEAGFEEVTVLGSHDYFALSPSAQTREVAAGFGAHSVEIGMRRGGTTPSWMQRWRRRLDPRRWLRLWHRRGLLGMLAFLLALLSCYGTLALVALLPLLGVHLALDEGLWASAIAAFVLLTLAVVASGLRLHRRPWPVLVSLAGTFLVLYALFVDYSVLVELGGFVLLAGSVVWDIVLRRRWETNVLGLK, translated from the coding sequence ATGGTGGCCATTCTCGGCTATTCGCGCCCGCAGATCCTGGCGGCGGTACAGCAGATGTACACCGCCGTGGCGGAAGCCCCAGGCTCCCCCTTCCACTTCCCCGTCGGGGCCGAAGCCAGCCGCCGCCTGGGCTATCCCCCGGAGCAGCTCGCGCAGTTGCCGGCGGAGGTCCGCGATGCCTTCGCTGGCGTCGGCTACCCTTTTCGCGCCGAGGCCATACACCCCGGCGACCGGGTGCTCGACATCGGCGCCGGAGCCGGTGGCGATGCCCTGATCGCACGCCAACTGACCGGCCCCCAGGGGCGGGTCATCGCCCTCGACCTGACCGCGGCCATGACGCGCCGGCTTCAGCAGGTCAGCGACCGTCACTCCTTCGAACGACTCGGCGTGGTACAGGCTTCCGCCGAGCAACTGCCGCTGCCCGATGCCAGCATCGACTGCATCAGCAGCAATGGCGCTCTCAACCTGATCCCAGACAAACGCCGGGCCGTGGCCGAGATGTTCCGCGTGCTCAAGCCTCACGGGCGCGTGCAGTTGGCCGACGTGGTGATTCACCGCCCGGTGTCGGTGGATTGCCACGAGGATCCCCGCCTGTGGGTCGAGTGCGTGGTCGGGGCCACGGTGAAGGAGGAGCTGATCGCCCTGTTCGAGGAGGCCGGCTTCGAGGAGGTCACCGTGCTCGGCAGCCATGACTACTTCGCCCTGAGCCCCAGCGCCCAGACCCGCGAGGTCGCCGCCGGCTTCGGCGCACACTCGGTCGAGATCGGCATGCGCCGCGGCGGCACCACGCCGAGCTGGATGCAACGCTGGCGCCGACGCCTCGATCCACGACGCTGGCTGCGGCTATGGCATCGCCGCGGCCTGCTCGGCATGCTGGCTTTCCTGCTGGCCCTGCTGAGCTGCTACGGCACCCTGGCACTGGTCGCCCTGCTGCCGCTGCTGGGTGTACACCTGGCCCTGGACGAAGGGCTCTGGGCCAGCGCCATCGCTGCCTTCGTATTGCTCACCCTGGCGGTGGTGGCAAGCGGCCTACGCCTGCATCGCCGCCCCTGGCCCGTGCTTGTGAGCCTGGCCGGCACGTTTCTCGTGCTGTATGCACTCTTCGTCGACTATTCCGTGCTGGTGGAGTTGGGCGGTTTCGTACTGCTGGCTGGCAGCGTCGTCTGGGACATCGTGCTGCGTAGAAGGTGGGAAACGAACGTACTGGGTTTGAAATGA
- the dauA gene encoding C4-dicarboxylic acid transporter DauA, translating into MPRPRHRSRYRPPLPGSALLAAWRQGYGLAELKRDLLAGLTIGIVAVPLSMALAIATGVPPQHGLYTAIVAGAIIALTGGSRFNISGPTAAFVVILFPIVASHGLGGLLIATLMAGLILVALGLARLGNLIQFVPYPVVLGFTAGIAVVIALLQLPDFLGLEGVALGDSTLHNLAEIVRAVPTLAPAELGIGLITLAALILWPRLKLPVPAPLVGLAVGTLAALAVAPLGVEIETIASRFSWEYQGQTGSGIPPFAPELLLPWRLPGADGAPLTVDFALIRELLGPALAIAMLAAIESLLCAVVADGLTRTRHDPNAELIGQGLGNIAVPFFGGITATAALARTATNIRSGAFSPLAAIVHALVVLLAVVALAEVLALVPMAALAALLFIIAWNMSEARHFIHILKSAPGSDVAILVICFLLTVVFDMVLAVAVGIGLAAALFIRRMADLTHARRLEPDSDEESRDLPRQVALYDVNGPLFFGAAEKAVSSLRVVDPEVRVVMLDMRDVPSLDATAIVALQTLVEELRARQVGLIFIGMPARMVLKLRRAGVRRLSGRLSAVRHPARARRLAERWLAMPAT; encoded by the coding sequence ATGCCCCGTCCACGTCACCGTTCCCGCTACCGGCCACCCCTGCCCGGCAGCGCCCTACTGGCCGCCTGGCGTCAGGGCTATGGCCTGGCCGAGCTCAAGCGCGACCTGCTCGCCGGCCTGACCATTGGCATCGTCGCGGTGCCGCTCTCCATGGCGCTGGCCATCGCCACCGGGGTGCCGCCCCAGCATGGCCTGTATACCGCCATCGTGGCCGGGGCCATCATCGCGCTGACCGGCGGCTCGCGCTTCAACATCTCCGGCCCCACCGCCGCCTTCGTGGTGATCCTGTTTCCCATCGTCGCCAGCCATGGCCTCGGCGGGCTCCTGATCGCCACGCTGATGGCGGGGCTGATCCTGGTGGCACTCGGACTGGCGCGGCTGGGCAACCTGATCCAGTTCGTGCCCTACCCGGTGGTACTCGGCTTCACGGCGGGCATCGCCGTGGTGATCGCCCTGCTGCAGCTGCCCGATTTCCTCGGTCTAGAGGGCGTTGCACTCGGCGACAGCACGCTGCACAACCTGGCGGAGATCGTCCGCGCCGTGCCCACGCTGGCCCCGGCCGAACTCGGCATCGGACTGATCACGCTGGCCGCGCTGATCCTGTGGCCACGGCTGAAGCTACCGGTGCCGGCGCCGCTGGTCGGCCTGGCGGTGGGCACGCTGGCGGCACTCGCCGTCGCCCCGCTGGGCGTCGAGATCGAGACCATCGCCTCGCGCTTCAGTTGGGAATACCAGGGCCAGACGGGCAGCGGCATTCCGCCCTTCGCTCCCGAGCTATTGTTGCCCTGGCGCCTGCCGGGTGCAGACGGGGCTCCGCTCACGGTGGACTTCGCCCTGATTCGCGAGCTGCTCGGCCCGGCGCTGGCCATCGCCATGCTGGCGGCCATCGAGTCACTGCTCTGCGCGGTGGTGGCCGACGGGCTGACCCGTACCCGCCACGACCCCAACGCCGAGCTGATCGGCCAGGGGCTGGGCAATATCGCCGTCCCTTTCTTCGGCGGCATCACCGCCACTGCGGCCTTGGCGCGTACCGCCACCAACATCCGCAGCGGCGCCTTCTCGCCGCTGGCGGCAATCGTCCATGCGCTGGTGGTGCTGCTGGCGGTGGTGGCATTGGCCGAGGTACTTGCCCTGGTGCCGATGGCCGCACTCGCGGCGCTGCTGTTCATCATCGCCTGGAACATGAGCGAGGCGCGCCACTTCATCCATATCCTGAAGAGCGCGCCGGGCAGTGACGTGGCGATACTGGTGATCTGCTTCCTGCTCACGGTGGTGTTCGACATGGTGCTGGCGGTGGCGGTGGGCATCGGCCTGGCGGCGGCGCTGTTCATCCGCCGCATGGCCGACCTGACCCACGCCCGCCGTCTCGAACCCGACAGCGATGAGGAGAGCCGCGACCTGCCCCGCCAGGTGGCGCTCTACGACGTCAACGGCCCACTGTTTTTCGGTGCGGCCGAGAAGGCCGTATCGTCTCTGCGGGTGGTGGACCCGGAAGTGAGAGTGGTGATGCTCGACATGCGCGACGTGCCGAGCCTGGATGCCACGGCCATCGTCGCCCTGCAAACGCTGGTCGAGGAGCTGCGCGCACGCCAGGTCGGGCTGATCTTCATCGGCATGCCGGCGCGCATGGTGCTCAAGCTCAGGCGTGCCGGCGTCAGGCGGCTGTCGGGACGCCTGTCTGCCGTCCGCCACCCGGCCCGGGCCCGGCGGCTGGCCGAGCGTTGGCTGGCAATGCCAGCCACCTGA
- a CDS encoding TRAP transporter substrate-binding protein gives MVHDKKMPKAQADGQTASDSQSANSQSTNTSRRRFLTGSAAAVGAGAAAAVGFPSIAVAQTTTLRFQSTWPNQDIFHEFAADYVRIVNEMSGGRLRLNLLPAGAVVGALQLQDAVISGALDGGHGVCAYWYGKHKAYSLFGTPPPFGWDANQFLAWYWTGGGMELYTELLEMLELPLVGYLTGPMPTQALGWFKEPIRGAEDLQGLKYRTVGLAADLMREFGAAVTIMGGGDIVPAMDRGLLDGAEFNNPSSDRLLGFPDVSKTWMLRSYHQDCESFEIIYNKNKHDSLPEEFQAILQYAAKAASSEMYWKAMERYPRDLQAMREQQGVQTYITPDSVLQAQLDAWNTVIEAESQDPFFKKVIDHQREYCERVVGWHLEGTTPKTPAYRHFFGKEPTDTSTIL, from the coding sequence ATGGTTCATGACAAGAAAATGCCCAAGGCCCAGGCCGACGGGCAAACCGCCAGCGACAGCCAGTCCGCCAACAGCCAGTCCACCAACACGTCGCGTCGCCGTTTCCTCACCGGTTCGGCAGCCGCGGTGGGTGCGGGTGCCGCCGCCGCGGTGGGCTTTCCCAGCATCGCCGTGGCCCAGACCACCACGCTGCGCTTCCAGAGTACCTGGCCCAACCAGGACATCTTCCACGAGTTCGCCGCCGATTACGTGCGCATCGTCAACGAGATGTCAGGCGGCCGGCTGCGCCTGAACCTGCTGCCGGCTGGTGCCGTAGTGGGCGCGCTACAGCTGCAGGACGCGGTGATCTCCGGGGCGCTCGACGGTGGGCACGGGGTCTGTGCCTACTGGTACGGCAAGCACAAGGCCTACTCACTGTTCGGCACACCGCCGCCCTTCGGCTGGGATGCCAACCAGTTCCTCGCCTGGTACTGGACCGGCGGTGGCATGGAGCTGTACACGGAACTGCTCGAGATGCTCGAACTGCCGCTGGTCGGCTATCTCACCGGTCCCATGCCCACCCAGGCGCTGGGCTGGTTCAAGGAGCCCATCAGGGGCGCAGAGGATCTGCAAGGGCTCAAGTATCGCACCGTGGGCCTGGCGGCCGACCTGATGCGCGAATTCGGCGCTGCGGTGACCATCATGGGAGGTGGCGACATCGTACCGGCCATGGATCGCGGCTTGCTCGACGGCGCCGAGTTCAACAATCCCTCCTCGGACCGCCTGCTCGGCTTCCCCGACGTCAGCAAGACCTGGATGCTGCGCAGCTATCATCAGGACTGTGAATCCTTCGAGATCATCTACAACAAGAACAAGCACGACAGCCTGCCGGAGGAGTTCCAGGCAATCCTGCAGTACGCCGCCAAGGCCGCGTCGTCGGAAATGTACTGGAAGGCCATGGAGCGCTATCCACGCGACCTGCAGGCCATGCGCGAGCAACAAGGGGTGCAGACCTACATCACCCCCGACTCGGTGCTCCAGGCCCAGCTCGATGCGTGGAACACGGTGATCGAGGCCGAATCCCAGGATCCCTTCTTCAAGAAGGTCATCGATCATCAGCGCGAGTACTGCGAGCGCGTGGTCGGCTGGCACCTCGAAGG
- a CDS encoding methyltransferase domain-containing protein, giving the protein MLKGSGARRVLDLGCGSGGLLQYLLREPQFEQVAGLELSGELLAQAKMRLERLPAACRQRLTLICGSYVEPHAALVGFDAAAMVETIEHVPPGNLSRMERAVFGALRPGLLVLTTPNHDYNPLFGLARGEFRDPDHRFEWTRDRFRDWARGVAHRNGYRASLSGLGEWDPDLGQPTHLALFERKD; this is encoded by the coding sequence TTGCTGAAAGGGAGTGGCGCGCGCCGGGTGCTCGATCTCGGCTGTGGTTCCGGGGGGCTGCTGCAGTATCTGCTGCGCGAGCCTCAGTTCGAGCAGGTGGCGGGACTGGAACTGTCGGGGGAATTGCTGGCCCAGGCCAAGATGCGCCTGGAGCGGCTGCCAGCGGCGTGCCGTCAGCGACTCACACTGATCTGTGGCTCCTACGTCGAACCCCACGCTGCGCTGGTCGGCTTCGATGCCGCCGCGATGGTCGAGACCATCGAGCACGTACCTCCAGGCAACCTGTCCCGAATGGAGCGGGCCGTCTTCGGGGCGCTGCGCCCCGGCCTGCTCGTGCTGACGACTCCCAATCACGACTACAACCCACTCTTCGGGCTCGCCCGCGGCGAGTTCCGCGATCCCGACCACCGTTTCGAGTGGACGCGGGACCGCTTCCGCGACTGGGCTCGTGGTGTCGCCCATCGCAACGGCTACCGTGCCTCGCTCTCGGGCCTCGGCGAGTGGGACCCTGATCTCGGCCAGCCAACGCACCTGGCCCTGTTCGAACGCAAGGATTGA
- a CDS encoding secondary thiamine-phosphate synthase enzyme YjbQ, with product MWHQKELRLAPRSRGFHLITEEVTSALMELREVKVGLLHLQLLHTSASLTLNENADPDVRHDLDAFLRERIPGDLPYFRHTLEGPDDMPAHVCASLLGTQLTLAVRDGKLALGTWQGVWLGEHRERGGARRLIATLQGE from the coding sequence ATGTGGCACCAGAAGGAGCTGCGCCTGGCACCGCGTTCGCGAGGTTTTCACCTGATCACCGAGGAGGTGACCTCGGCGCTGATGGAGTTGCGTGAGGTAAAGGTGGGGCTGCTGCATCTGCAACTGCTGCACACCTCGGCCTCGCTGACGCTCAACGAGAACGCCGACCCGGACGTGCGCCACGACCTCGACGCCTTCCTGCGTGAGCGTATCCCGGGCGACCTGCCCTACTTCCGCCATACCCTGGAGGGGCCCGACGACATGCCGGCCCATGTCTGCGCCAGCCTGCTCGGCACCCAGCTCACCCTGGCGGTGCGCGACGGCAAGCTCGCACTGGGTACCTGGCAGGGTGTTTGGCTCGGCGAGCATCGCGAGCGCGGCGGGGCGCGACGGTTGATCGCCACGCTGCAGGGGGAGTAG
- the betT gene encoding choline BCCT transporter BetT — translation MARNLPLTERRDRLNPVVFHGSVAGILVFLILTMTFTEEAGAFFDAGLAWVSATFGWYYMLAVVAYLVFVIAIGMSRFGRIRLGPDHSRPEFSTLSWAAMLFAAGIGIDLLFFSVAEPVAHYLAPPDMVPESQEAMRAAVVQTFMHWGLSGWGLYVLMGMALAYFSYRHRLPLAIRSALYPLLGKRIHGPIGNAVDITAVISTVFGIATSLGIGVMQLNYGLAYMFDVPESLSVQVILIMLVVVLATISVVSGVEKGIRRLSEFNMLLALALLLFVLFQGHTLKLLDMVVNNAGDYFSSFVAKSFDTYAFAGDEANEWKMWWTIFFWGWWIAWTPFVGLFLARISRGRTIRQFVAGALGIPLAFMMVWMSVFGNSGIELVANQGIVELGEQALNTPQTTMYTLLEYYPWVGVTAAVVTVLGIVFFITSADSGALVLANFTSILSDVNHDAPIKLRIFWSVMIGLVTVALLMAGGLAALQSAVVITALPFSLVIFAIMLGMYKALKLEGSKAEARRRIAGTAPGGDWRERLDRALDISNRAGAEATIEHAIRPALTQFAQELESRGQEANVTEEQLEGESLACLTLQVDLENAASFVYQVCPHRMRTPSFLPADDDYYVRLDVYLAEGGQEKDLNGFTRGQVIADVLSEYERHLHFLALAGQGGNVQAMPGAVGEPPADASPA, via the coding sequence ATGGCGCGTAACCTACCCCTTACCGAACGACGCGACCGGCTCAACCCCGTGGTGTTCCACGGCTCGGTGGCTGGCATCCTGGTGTTTCTCATTCTCACCATGACCTTCACCGAAGAGGCTGGCGCCTTCTTCGACGCCGGCCTGGCCTGGGTCAGCGCAACTTTCGGCTGGTACTACATGCTCGCCGTGGTGGCCTATCTCGTCTTCGTCATCGCCATCGGCATGTCGCGGTTCGGCCGCATCCGCCTCGGCCCCGACCATTCGCGGCCGGAGTTCTCGACGCTGTCCTGGGCGGCGATGCTGTTCGCCGCCGGCATCGGCATCGACCTGCTGTTCTTCAGCGTCGCCGAACCAGTGGCCCATTATTTGGCGCCGCCGGACATGGTGCCCGAAAGCCAGGAGGCGATGCGCGCTGCCGTGGTGCAGACCTTCATGCACTGGGGGCTCTCCGGCTGGGGGCTCTACGTGCTGATGGGCATGGCGTTGGCCTACTTCAGCTATCGCCACCGCCTGCCGCTGGCCATTCGCAGCGCGCTCTATCCGCTGCTCGGCAAGCGCATCCACGGCCCCATCGGTAACGCGGTGGACATCACCGCGGTGATCTCCACCGTGTTCGGTATCGCTACCAGCCTCGGCATTGGTGTGATGCAGCTCAACTACGGGCTAGCCTACATGTTCGACGTGCCCGAGAGCCTCTCGGTGCAGGTCATCCTGATCATGCTGGTGGTGGTGCTTGCCACCATCTCGGTGGTCAGCGGGGTGGAGAAGGGCATTCGCCGGCTGTCGGAGTTCAACATGCTGCTGGCGCTGGCCTTGCTGCTGTTCGTGCTGTTCCAAGGTCACACCCTGAAGCTGCTCGACATGGTGGTGAACAACGCTGGCGATTATTTTTCCAGCTTCGTCGCCAAGAGCTTCGATACCTACGCCTTCGCCGGCGACGAGGCCAACGAGTGGAAGATGTGGTGGACGATCTTCTTCTGGGGCTGGTGGATCGCCTGGACGCCGTTCGTCGGCCTGTTCCTGGCCCGCATCTCACGCGGACGCACCATACGCCAGTTCGTCGCCGGGGCGCTGGGCATTCCGCTGGCATTCATGATGGTGTGGATGTCGGTATTCGGTAATAGCGGCATCGAGCTGGTGGCCAACCAGGGTATTGTCGAGCTCGGCGAGCAGGCGCTGAACACGCCGCAGACCACCATGTACACGCTGCTCGAGTACTATCCGTGGGTCGGCGTCACCGCCGCCGTGGTCACCGTGCTGGGTATCGTGTTCTTCATCACCTCGGCGGATTCCGGCGCGCTGGTGCTGGCGAACTTCACCTCGATCCTGTCGGACGTCAATCATGACGCGCCGATCAAGCTGCGCATCTTCTGGTCGGTAATGATCGGCCTGGTCACCGTAGCGCTGCTGATGGCGGGTGGCCTGGCGGCGCTGCAGAGCGCGGTGGTCATTACCGCCCTGCCCTTCTCGCTGGTGATATTCGCCATCATGCTCGGCATGTACAAGGCGCTCAAGCTGGAGGGCAGCAAGGCCGAGGCGCGTCGTCGCATCGCCGGCACCGCACCGGGCGGCGACTGGCGCGAGCGCCTCGACCGCGCCTTGGACATCTCCAACCGGGCGGGTGCCGAGGCTACCATCGAGCACGCCATTCGCCCGGCGCTGACCCAGTTCGCCCAGGAACTGGAGAGCCGTGGCCAGGAGGCCAACGTGACCGAGGAGCAGCTCGAGGGTGAATCGCTAGCCTGTCTGACCCTGCAGGTGGACCTGGAGAATGCGGCGAGCTTCGTCTACCAGGTATGCCCGCACCGCATGCGCACGCCGAGCTTCCTGCCGGCGGACGACGACTATTATGTGCGACTCGACGTCTACCTGGCCGAAGGCGGTCAGGAGAAGGACCTCAACGGCTTCACCCGTGGCCAGGTGATCGCCGACGTGCTCTCGGAGTACGAGCGCCACCTGCACTTCCTGGCCCTGGCCGGCCAGGGCGGCAACGTGCAGGCCATGCCGGGCGCGGTGGGCGAACCCCCGGCGGATGCCAGCCCGGCCTGA
- a CDS encoding methyltransferase domain-containing protein has protein sequence MTITAKPTTAGVDKQELEARVKAMYREVAEAPQGEFHFEMGRALAERLGYDPRALDRIPTAAIDSFAGVGHFLDLAAIQPGETVLDLGSGSGMDSLLAALATGPGGQVLGLDMTAAQREKAERLAHEAGFGQVTFHAGYTEAPPFADGSIDVVISNGVINLSADKPRVFAEAARVLRHGGRLALADIVTEKPLPESVSCNATLWAACIGGALQQDDYRAAIEAAGLAIETWREHPEYRFLTDSAQGASATYGVKSISLLAVKA, from the coding sequence ATGACAATCACGGCAAAGCCCACCACCGCCGGGGTGGACAAGCAGGAGCTCGAGGCGCGCGTCAAGGCGATGTATCGCGAAGTGGCCGAAGCGCCGCAGGGGGAGTTCCATTTCGAGATGGGGCGCGCCCTGGCCGAGCGACTGGGCTACGACCCCCGCGCCCTGGATCGCATACCGACCGCCGCCATCGACTCCTTCGCCGGCGTCGGCCATTTCCTCGATCTGGCCGCCATCCAGCCCGGCGAGACGGTGCTCGACCTAGGCAGCGGTTCCGGCATGGACAGCCTGCTGGCAGCCCTGGCGACGGGGCCCGGCGGCCAGGTGCTGGGGCTCGACATGACCGCGGCCCAGCGCGAGAAGGCCGAGCGGCTGGCGCACGAGGCGGGTTTCGGCCAGGTCACTTTCCACGCCGGTTATACCGAGGCGCCGCCGTTCGCCGATGGCAGCATCGACGTGGTGATCAGCAACGGTGTGATCAATCTCTCGGCCGACAAGCCGAGGGTCTTCGCCGAGGCGGCGCGAGTGCTTCGGCACGGCGGACGCCTGGCGCTGGCCGATATCGTCACCGAAAAGCCCTTGCCGGAGAGCGTTTCCTGCAACGCTACCCTGTGGGCCGCCTGCATCGGGGGCGCCCTGCAGCAGGACGACTATCGCGCGGCCATCGAGGCCGCCGGCCTCGCGATCGAAACCTGGCGCGAACACCCCGAGTACCGCTTCTTGACCGATTCGGCCCAGGGCGCCAGTGCCACCTACGGGGTCAAGAGCATCTCGCTACTGGCGGTCAAGGCCTGA
- a CDS encoding NAD(P)/FAD-dependent oxidoreductase, whose amino-acid sequence MEEVATIDCVIVGAGPAGLAAGIYLRRFLRDICIIDEGKSRAALIPRTFNYPGFGEGISGLELLERLRAQLGANGGRVTPGRVERLERTEDGLFNVITETEVFRSRTVLLATGVVDVEPEMEGFQAVKEGGLIRYCPICDGFEYTKERIGIIARDASGVGEAAFIKRFSADLTLIDIEGGAYMDSASTELLTRENIALVQVKVSDMYGDAGKGIHVRMDDGTVHSFDAVYCALGTKVRSELGTNLGALRNPQGYLVVNPHMQTGIEGLYAAGDMTNQLSQLTVATGQASIAATAIHNRLQNR is encoded by the coding sequence ATGGAAGAGGTTGCTACGATCGACTGCGTGATCGTCGGTGCCGGTCCCGCCGGGCTGGCGGCCGGTATCTATCTTCGACGTTTCCTGCGTGACATTTGCATCATCGATGAGGGGAAAAGCCGTGCCGCGCTTATTCCGCGCACCTTCAATTACCCAGGTTTCGGGGAAGGCATCAGCGGTCTTGAGCTGTTGGAGCGGCTCCGGGCGCAACTTGGGGCAAATGGTGGGCGAGTGACGCCTGGGCGGGTAGAACGCCTGGAACGCACCGAGGATGGCCTGTTCAACGTCATCACCGAAACGGAAGTCTTCCGCTCACGGACGGTACTGCTGGCGACGGGAGTCGTCGATGTCGAACCCGAGATGGAGGGCTTCCAGGCAGTAAAGGAAGGTGGCTTGATCCGCTATTGTCCCATCTGCGATGGATTCGAGTACACCAAAGAGCGCATCGGCATCATTGCCCGAGACGCGAGTGGCGTTGGGGAGGCTGCGTTCATCAAGCGATTCAGTGCCGATCTGACGCTGATCGATATCGAAGGTGGTGCGTATATGGATAGCGCGTCGACGGAGCTCCTGACTCGCGAGAATATCGCCTTGGTGCAGGTAAAGGTGAGCGACATGTACGGCGATGCAGGTAAAGGCATCCACGTGCGCATGGACGATGGCACCGTGCATTCGTTCGATGCGGTGTATTGTGCCCTGGGAACGAAGGTTCGCAGTGAGCTGGGCACGAATCTGGGAGCGTTGAGGAATCCGCAGGGTTATCTGGTGGTGAACCCCCACATGCAGACGGGAATCGAAGGGCTATATGCAGCGGGGGACATGACCAACCAATTGAGTCAGCTCACGGTGGCCACCGGTCAGGCATCGATTGCTGCCACCGCCATTCACAATCGGCTGCAGAATCGCTGA
- a CDS encoding cupin domain-containing protein, with protein MKTIITSAALSLGLIAILPICAALAQDDALPAGFETQPVLKTTDTRDGDAIVWPDGTPEIVSVIGTIEPGGRTPLHQHPVPVYVYVLEGEVELRTEGGDPHTYATGEAYVEALNRDHQLFNVTDSDARVLVVFAAAQGQPTTVASE; from the coding sequence ATGAAAACCATCATCACATCAGCGGCGCTGAGCCTGGGGTTGATCGCGATCCTGCCCATTTGCGCAGCGCTTGCCCAGGACGATGCCCTGCCGGCAGGGTTCGAGACCCAACCGGTGTTGAAGACGACCGATACTCGTGACGGCGATGCCATCGTCTGGCCCGACGGGACGCCGGAAATCGTCTCCGTGATCGGCACCATCGAGCCGGGCGGACGGACGCCCCTGCATCAGCATCCAGTGCCCGTCTACGTCTATGTACTCGAGGGCGAAGTCGAACTGCGCACCGAGGGCGGTGATCCTCATACCTATGCTACGGGGGAGGCCTATGTCGAGGCCCTCAACCGGGATCACCAGCTCTTCAACGTGACCGACAGCGATGCCAGGGTACTGGTGGTATTCGCCGCGGCACAGGGGCAGCCCACCACGGTGGCAAGCGAATAA